A genomic stretch from Nodosilinea sp. E11 includes:
- a CDS encoding AI-2E family transporter translates to MQFKKWVGLLALGVSIYLLWEIRQVLLLLFAAVVIATVLNRVVRVLRRLRIKRGLAIAITIALLLLLVFGLFAIILPRFIGQLQNLSALLPGALERLSNIYNWFQGRIPGMGLGESQGVDRLLNEAQALVSSTFGNFFIILNSSINAVVNLLLVVAATVMLLVNPGSYRRTVIVAFPAFYRDRVNEILNKCEHSLVGWFQGTLVGMATIGTLSYIGLLILGVPLPLVNAILAGLLEIIPNVGPVISAIPAILLALLDAPWKGLAVLILYFLIQQLESLILMPILMKQTVSLMPLFTLLSVVIFAALFGLLGLFLSVPLLIVVQTCLQEVLVKDVMDSWQAPRPPSQDQVHQR, encoded by the coding sequence ATGCAGTTTAAAAAATGGGTCGGCCTGCTGGCCCTGGGAGTCTCTATCTACTTGCTCTGGGAAATTCGTCAGGTGCTGCTGCTATTGTTTGCAGCGGTGGTAATAGCGACCGTGCTAAACCGGGTGGTGCGAGTCTTACGGCGGCTGCGGATTAAACGGGGACTTGCGATCGCCATCACCATTGCCCTGCTCCTGCTGCTGGTCTTTGGCCTTTTTGCCATTATTCTGCCCCGATTTATTGGCCAACTTCAGAATCTAAGCGCGCTGCTGCCAGGGGCGCTCGAGCGCCTAAGTAACATTTACAACTGGTTTCAGGGCCGCATTCCCGGCATGGGTCTAGGAGAAAGCCAAGGGGTAGACCGCCTGCTAAATGAAGCCCAGGCACTAGTATCCAGCACGTTTGGCAACTTTTTCATCATCCTCAACTCGTCGATCAACGCGGTAGTCAACCTATTGCTCGTTGTAGCAGCTACCGTCATGTTGCTAGTCAATCCTGGCTCCTACCGACGCACCGTCATCGTCGCATTTCCCGCCTTCTACCGCGATCGCGTGAACGAAATTTTGAACAAGTGCGAACATTCGTTGGTGGGCTGGTTTCAAGGCACCCTAGTAGGCATGGCAACCATCGGCACTCTGAGCTATATTGGGCTGCTGATTTTGGGAGTGCCGCTGCCCCTAGTCAATGCCATTCTCGCCGGGCTGCTAGAGATTATTCCTAACGTTGGCCCCGTTATTAGCGCGATTCCAGCCATACTACTAGCCTTACTAGATGCTCCCTGGAAAGGGCTTGCCGTGCTGATCTTGTACTTCTTAATCCAGCAGCTTGAAAGCCTTATCCTCATGCCCATACTCATGAAACAAACCGTATCGCTCATGCCCCTGTTTACGCTGCTTTCGGTCGTCATATTTGCGGCCTTGTTTGGGTTGCTAGGGCTATTTTTGTCTGTTCCACTGCTGATTGTGGTACAAACTTGCCTACAAGAAGTGCTGGTCAAAGATGTAATGGATTCTTGGCAAGCCCCCCGTCCCCCAAGCCAAGATCAGGTGCACCAGCGATAG
- a CDS encoding HPP family protein has translation MSQDRKSLKPIKGANRALRRRLNLRGELALAIAPTAVVLAVLALVEALSQQRLLFASLASSAFLIYLDPQHGTNSVRTLLISQLMAAGLGFITYTTVGSGYLSGGLAMVITIVLMIVLDVVHPPAVATSLSFALRSGNESNLLLFGLAVGITATLVMLEKLSLWVLARHSS, from the coding sequence ATGAGTCAAGATCGCAAAAGCCTGAAGCCTATTAAAGGTGCTAATCGTGCCCTGCGCCGCCGGCTGAATCTAAGGGGAGAACTCGCCCTGGCGATCGCCCCAACGGCGGTAGTTTTAGCAGTTTTGGCCCTGGTCGAAGCGCTCAGCCAGCAGCGACTGCTGTTTGCCTCGTTGGCCTCCAGCGCCTTTTTGATCTACCTCGACCCACAGCACGGCACCAACTCGGTGCGCACGCTGCTGATCTCGCAGCTGATGGCGGCAGGTCTGGGCTTTATCACCTACACAACGGTGGGCTCGGGCTACCTGTCGGGCGGATTGGCAATGGTGATTACTATCGTGCTGATGATTGTGCTGGATGTGGTTCACCCGCCTGCGGTGGCGACGTCGCTGAGCTTTGCGCTGCGTTCGGGCAACGAGAGTAACCTGCTTTTATTTGGCCTAGCGGTGGGCATTACCGCCACGCTGGTTATGCTCGAAAAGCTGTCGCTGTGGGTGCTGGCCCGCCATAGTTCCTAG